One Flavobacterium sp. 90 DNA segment encodes these proteins:
- a CDS encoding glycosyltransferase family 2 protein, translating to MVFFSVIIPLYNKENHIENTIKSVLDQTFIDYEIIVINDGSTDKSEALALEFNDDRIQIYNQKNQGVSTARNLGIEKSKGKLIAFLDADDYWFPNHLEELAQLYQDLPNCGIYCSRYKIKTAKNHFQTPVYSGIDKEFCGIVADSFYSNQPFRITWTSCLAIPKDILENFGGFTPNVTNGQDLELWTKIAIKYPVAITNTITAIYNNDIPNSLAKKNIDSMTLMDFEQFKIAEQQNPSLKKFLDLYRIEYGFRYYVFGNKDKSTFYLKDVDSKNIGLKIRFLLKLPPFCLRFLFRLKNSLKRNGFDFSIYD from the coding sequence ATGGTATTTTTTTCTGTTATCATTCCGTTATACAACAAAGAAAATCATATTGAAAACACCATAAAAAGTGTTCTCGATCAAACTTTTATTGATTACGAAATTATTGTTATTAACGATGGTTCTACAGATAAAAGTGAAGCTCTCGCACTTGAATTTAATGACGACAGAATCCAAATTTACAATCAAAAAAATCAAGGTGTTTCTACAGCCAGAAATCTTGGAATAGAAAAATCAAAAGGAAAACTTATCGCTTTTCTCGATGCTGATGATTATTGGTTCCCGAATCATTTAGAAGAATTAGCTCAATTATATCAAGATTTGCCAAATTGCGGAATCTATTGTTCTCGTTATAAAATTAAAACCGCTAAAAATCATTTTCAAACTCCAGTTTATTCCGGAATTGACAAAGAATTTTGTGGCATTGTAGCAGATTCTTTTTATTCTAATCAGCCTTTTAGAATCACCTGGACTTCTTGTTTAGCAATTCCAAAGGATATATTAGAAAATTTTGGAGGATTTACACCAAATGTTACAAACGGTCAGGATCTGGAACTTTGGACAAAAATTGCTATAAAATATCCGGTTGCAATTACAAATACAATTACTGCAATCTATAATAATGATATTCCAAATAGTCTTGCCAAGAAGAATATTGATTCCATGACTTTAATGGATTTTGAGCAATTTAAAATCGCCGAACAACAAAATCCTTCTCTGAAAAAGTTTCTGGATTTATATAGAATCGAATATGGTTTTCGATATTATGTATTTGGAAATAAAGACAAAAGCACTTTCTATCTAAAAGATGTCGACAGCAAAAACATCGGCTTAAAGATTCGGTTTTTATTGAAATTGCCTCCTTTTTGTTTACGCTTTCTTTTTAGGTTAAAGAATTCTTTAAAAAGAAACGGATTTGACTTTTCTATTTACGACTAG
- a CDS encoding glycosyltransferase yields the protein MLSILIPTYNYNVVPLVLILKEQADSLGIVYEILTQDDVSQYFITENNQINLLPNCSFSTNTENLGRGKNINLLCAKSKYEYTLILEADALPENDDYLKNYIEALSESTKVIFGGVKYPDAIPSKEKLLRWKYGKNRETKSINHRLKNTYDFVFTWNLLLKKEILLQFPFPEFIHEYGYEDFIFIENLRLNSVPVIHIENYLIHHNGESSADFIRKSERASRNLYDLVELHKIDPKSIRLSNFYERLKKLHLIPIVKAIYKTTKKQIIANLTSNNPSLYLLDFYKLGYYANLKK from the coding sequence ATGCTTTCTATATTAATTCCTACTTATAATTATAATGTTGTTCCCCTGGTTTTAATACTTAAAGAACAAGCCGATAGTTTAGGAATTGTATACGAAATTCTTACACAAGACGATGTAAGTCAATATTTTATCACTGAAAATAATCAGATCAATTTATTACCAAATTGCTCTTTCTCTACTAATACAGAAAATTTAGGCAGAGGAAAGAATATCAATTTATTATGTGCTAAATCTAAGTATGAATATACATTGATTTTAGAAGCTGATGCTTTGCCAGAAAACGACGATTACCTTAAAAATTATATCGAAGCTTTATCAGAATCAACTAAAGTAATTTTTGGTGGCGTTAAATATCCTGATGCTATTCCTTCAAAAGAAAAATTATTGCGCTGGAAATACGGAAAAAATAGAGAAACTAAATCTATAAATCATAGACTTAAAAACACTTACGATTTCGTTTTTACATGGAATTTACTTTTAAAAAAAGAAATTCTTTTACAATTTCCCTTTCCGGAATTTATTCACGAATATGGTTATGAAGATTTTATTTTTATAGAAAATCTGCGTTTAAATTCAGTTCCGGTTATTCATATCGAAAATTATTTAATTCATCACAACGGCGAAAGCAGCGCTGACTTTATTAGAAAATCTGAAAGAGCCTCCAGAAATTTATACGATTTAGTTGAATTACATAAAATTGATCCTAAAAGTATTCGGTTAAGTAATTTTTATGAACGCTTAAAAAAGCTACACCTTATTCCAATTGTAAAAGCCATTTATAAAACAACCAAGAAACAGATTATAGCGAACCTAACATCAAATAATCCGAGCCTATATTTGCTGGATTTTTACAAATTAGGATACTACGCTAATTTAAAAAAATAA
- a CDS encoding O-antigen translocase, which produces MNFLKKYTQNNLFRISSLNSLSVILKIGIGLITSKLLAVFVGPSGMALVGNLRNFLTSLESVSTLGFQSGIVKYVAENEKNKTELEKIIATVFITLLIVVIVLSGLLFFLASFWNNRIFGDNFEFSLVFKILALALPWYAISIFLLAVINGLGKFKKVIWINCIGNTIGLLVSVLLILKFKTLGALLAVVISPALLFFVTFYFINKEIAFFATIRFRLFDFRIIKNLSSYSLMALVSAVFGPLVFLAIRNNVIQTLGIDQAGYWETMTRISSYYLLFVSTLLSVYFLPKLSNSKTDQETKSIFWSYYKTILPVFIIGVTIIYFLRFFIIKLLFTADFLPVESLFLGQLLGDVFKVCSLILGFQFLAKKMTVAFIISELLSLAVLYFSSLYFIQIFGIEGVVLAQALDNFLYLMVLCVYFRKNLFC; this is translated from the coding sequence TTGAATTTCCTTAAAAAATATACTCAAAATAATTTGTTTAGAATCTCTTCTTTAAACAGTTTGAGCGTAATCTTGAAAATTGGTATTGGATTAATTACTTCAAAATTATTGGCGGTTTTTGTTGGTCCAAGCGGAATGGCTTTGGTTGGAAATCTACGTAATTTTTTGACTTCGCTGGAAAGTGTTTCCACATTGGGTTTCCAGAGCGGAATTGTAAAATATGTTGCCGAAAACGAGAAAAATAAAACCGAACTAGAAAAGATAATTGCTACAGTTTTTATAACATTATTAATAGTTGTAATAGTCTTAAGCGGACTTTTGTTTTTTCTGGCTTCTTTCTGGAATAACAGAATCTTCGGAGATAATTTTGAATTTTCTTTAGTATTTAAAATATTGGCTTTGGCTTTGCCTTGGTACGCAATTTCAATTTTTTTACTTGCTGTAATTAATGGTTTAGGAAAGTTCAAGAAAGTAATCTGGATCAATTGTATTGGTAATACAATCGGATTGTTGGTTTCGGTGTTATTGATTTTAAAATTTAAAACTTTAGGAGCTTTATTGGCTGTTGTTATTTCGCCAGCTTTGTTGTTTTTTGTAACGTTTTATTTCATCAATAAAGAAATTGCTTTTTTTGCTACAATTAGATTTCGTTTATTCGATTTTAGAATCATAAAAAACTTATCGTCTTATTCTTTAATGGCGTTGGTTTCGGCAGTTTTCGGACCTTTGGTTTTTCTGGCAATCCGGAATAATGTGATACAAACTTTAGGGATTGATCAGGCAGGATATTGGGAAACAATGACTAGAATTTCGTCTTATTATTTGTTATTTGTCTCGACTCTTTTAAGCGTTTATTTTTTACCGAAATTATCAAATTCTAAAACAGATCAAGAAACGAAATCCATATTTTGGAGTTACTATAAAACGATTTTACCTGTTTTTATTATTGGAGTTACGATCATTTATTTTTTACGTTTTTTTATCATAAAACTGCTTTTTACAGCCGATTTTCTTCCTGTCGAAAGTTTATTTTTAGGACAATTATTAGGTGATGTTTTTAAAGTATGTTCTTTGATTTTAGGTTTTCAGTTTTTGGCTAAAAAAATGACCGTTGCTTTTATAATCTCAGAGTTGCTATCACTTGCAGTTTTATATTTTTCAAGTCTTTATTTTATCCAAATTTTCGGAATTGAAGGAGTTGTTTTGGCGCAAGCTTTGGATAATTTTCTTTATTTGATGGTACTTTGTGTGTATTTTAGAAAGAATTTGTTTTGTTAA
- a CDS encoding ATP-binding cassette domain-containing protein — protein sequence MSQIVLSLKEVTIYQEGRKILSHINLDVQHGEFIYIIGKTGSGKSSFMKTLYGDLPLSEGEGHIVEFDLAALKESEIPYLRRKIGIVFQDFKLLPDRSVKDNMLFVLKATGWTEKEAMEHKIDEVLDKVGMKDFLNKMPHQLSGGEQQRVAIARALLNDPEFILADEPTGNLDPQTSSEVLEVLKKINANGKTIIMATHDYALLMKFPSKTLKCEDERIFEVVQRNV from the coding sequence ATGTCACAAATCGTACTGTCTCTTAAAGAAGTAACTATATATCAGGAAGGAAGAAAAATTTTATCTCATATTAATTTAGATGTTCAGCATGGTGAATTTATCTATATAATTGGAAAAACAGGTTCCGGAAAAAGTAGCTTCATGAAAACATTGTACGGTGATTTGCCTTTAAGTGAAGGTGAAGGTCACATTGTTGAGTTTGATTTGGCTGCTTTAAAAGAAAGTGAAATTCCATATTTGAGACGTAAAATCGGGATTGTATTTCAGGATTTCAAATTGCTTCCGGATCGTTCTGTAAAAGACAATATGCTTTTTGTATTGAAAGCTACGGGCTGGACAGAAAAAGAAGCAATGGAACACAAAATTGATGAAGTTCTGGACAAAGTAGGAATGAAAGATTTCCTGAATAAAATGCCTCACCAACTTTCTGGAGGAGAACAACAACGTGTGGCGATTGCAAGAGCATTGCTAAACGATCCTGAATTTATTCTTGCCGATGAACCAACCGGAAACCTTGATCCACAAACAAGTTCTGAAGTTCTTGAAGTATTGAAAAAAATCAACGCAAACGGTAAAACCATTATCATGGCAACTCATGATTATGCGCTTTTGATGAAATTCCCGTCTAAAACATTGAAATGTGAAGACGAAAGAATTTTTGAAGTCGTGCAACGTAACGTGTAA
- a CDS encoding glycosyltransferase family A protein, protein MQNSPLVSVICMCYNHEKYVVQSLNSVLNQTYKNIQIIIANDSSTDDSDNAIKNWLLTHSDIAYINNTINLGNTKTFNKALKLAKGDYIIDLAADDVLLENCIEKQLNTFINSKFDNVGIVYGNAELISENNSHNGYYYEVNSNKEVIEKPASGDIYLSMLSQNSKICSVSSMIKRTVLDNLNGYDENLAYEDLDLWIRASRLYNFDFTDSILVQKRELENSLGSQFFKKLNPRTRKINRSTYLVIKKAIALNETKKENRALLKRLHFEMDKSFQTYDFILLLKYIPLEIKLRF, encoded by the coding sequence ATGCAAAATAGTCCGTTAGTAAGCGTTATTTGTATGTGCTATAATCATGAAAAGTATGTGGTTCAATCCTTAAATTCCGTACTCAATCAAACCTACAAAAACATACAAATTATTATTGCTAATGATTCAAGTACAGATGATTCTGATAACGCAATTAAAAACTGGCTTCTGACTCATTCTGATATTGCATATATTAATAACACCATTAATTTAGGAAATACAAAAACTTTTAATAAAGCATTAAAACTTGCCAAAGGAGATTATATAATTGATTTAGCCGCAGATGATGTTTTACTGGAAAATTGTATCGAAAAACAACTAAATACTTTCATAAATTCAAAATTTGACAATGTTGGTATCGTATATGGAAACGCCGAATTGATCTCAGAAAACAATTCTCATAATGGCTATTATTATGAAGTAAACTCAAATAAAGAAGTAATTGAAAAACCGGCTTCGGGAGACATTTATTTATCTATGCTAAGCCAAAATAGCAAAATATGTTCTGTTTCTTCTATGATAAAAAGAACAGTTTTAGATAATTTAAATGGTTATGATGAAAATCTAGCATACGAAGATTTAGATTTATGGATTCGCGCGTCAAGACTTTATAATTTTGATTTTACAGATAGTATTTTAGTTCAAAAAAGAGAATTGGAAAATTCGTTAGGATCTCAGTTTTTTAAAAAATTAAACCCCAGAACCCGAAAAATAAATCGTTCTACTTATCTTGTCATTAAAAAGGCAATTGCGTTAAACGAAACAAAAAAAGAAAACAGAGCTTTATTAAAACGACTTCATTTTGAAATGGATAAAAGTTTTCAAACCTATGATTTTATATTATTGCTAAAATATATTCCGTTGGAAATTAAATTAAGGTTTTAA
- a CDS encoding glycosyltransferase family 2 protein — protein MKEQLETVYKETDVEILISTMNKNSLDFLIPMFPFSHFSHFSILIVNQTNNDQLLVSDYPNVRVFNSFETGLSKSRNLALKNATGKILLIADDDVVYQEDFLSKIITSHNDYKNAAAITFSAIQKDDSFLKKYPLVPKTKLNSFDIFNTSSIEITLKKDKIEHLEIEFDENFGLRSAFEMGEEVIFLFDLKNKKEQLVFIPEVIVSHDSKTTSKKRSILENYYIQGALFTRIFRHKYKIWIFIKAFFDLKQRKIKWIMLNKILKIAKQGHLNYKRIK, from the coding sequence ATGAAGGAACAATTGGAAACTGTTTATAAAGAAACGGATGTTGAAATTTTGATTTCTACTATGAACAAAAACTCGCTCGATTTTTTGATTCCAATGTTTCCTTTTTCTCATTTCTCGCATTTTTCTATTCTAATTGTAAATCAAACGAATAACGATCAACTTTTAGTTTCTGATTATCCCAATGTTCGAGTTTTTAATTCCTTTGAAACTGGATTGTCAAAAAGCAGAAATCTTGCTTTGAAAAATGCAACGGGCAAAATTCTTCTTATTGCAGATGATGATGTGGTTTATCAGGAAGATTTTCTTTCGAAAATTATCACTTCACATAATGATTATAAAAATGCTGCAGCAATAACATTTTCTGCAATTCAGAAAGATGATTCGTTTTTGAAAAAATATCCATTAGTTCCTAAAACAAAGCTCAATTCATTTGATATTTTTAATACAAGTTCGATTGAAATTACTTTAAAGAAAGATAAAATTGAACATTTAGAAATTGAATTTGATGAAAATTTTGGCTTAAGAAGTGCTTTCGAAATGGGCGAGGAAGTGATCTTTTTATTTGATTTGAAAAATAAAAAAGAACAATTGGTTTTTATTCCCGAAGTAATCGTAAGTCATGATTCTAAAACAACTTCTAAAAAAAGAAGTATTTTAGAAAATTATTATATTCAAGGCGCTTTGTTTACCCGAATTTTTCGCCACAAGTATAAAATATGGATTTTTATTAAAGCATTTTTTGATTTGAAACAACGAAAAATAAAATGGATAATGCTGAATAAAATCCTTAAGATTGCAAAACAAGGGCATTTAAATTATAAGCGTATAAAATGA
- a CDS encoding FdtA/QdtA family cupin domain-containing protein, protein MNLKNKIELIKLPKIEERRGNISVIENDTIPFEIKRVYYLYDVPSGAERGGHAHKNLQQFLVALSGSFDVVLNDGENEQIVTLNKPYEGLLINPGIWRELQNFSSGSVCLVVASEVYIEEDYIRDFDEFVKYSSRK, encoded by the coding sequence ATGAATTTGAAGAACAAAATAGAACTAATAAAACTTCCTAAAATCGAGGAGAGACGAGGGAATATATCTGTTATAGAAAATGACACAATTCCGTTTGAAATAAAGCGAGTTTATTATCTCTATGATGTTCCTAGTGGAGCCGAAAGAGGCGGACATGCACATAAAAATTTGCAGCAATTTTTAGTAGCCTTAAGCGGGAGTTTTGATGTGGTTTTGAATGATGGAGAAAACGAACAAATTGTTACTTTAAACAAGCCTTATGAAGGTTTATTGATTAATCCGGGGATTTGGCGCGAACTTCAAAATTTTTCTTCAGGTTCTGTTTGCCTTGTTGTGGCGTCAGAAGTTTATATTGAAGAAGATTATATCAGAGATTTTGATGAATTTGTAAAATATTCTAGTCGTAAATAG